A region from the Aegilops tauschii subsp. strangulata cultivar AL8/78 chromosome 5, Aet v6.0, whole genome shotgun sequence genome encodes:
- the LOC120965334 gene encoding uncharacterized protein, translating to MVLALSTPPFAPSNPAAASRGSTAFRPHGAHHVLLPHAARLLACRAPPLPRTAAAARLRPLRMSAFNHSGAGASSPSAPSPPPALAAATATPDAAAGAPSTSSLSFHVPAVDGEDDDEDVDKFNGFDALSEYDAGVTEIDEEDEKALAAFMSKETSS from the exons ATGGTGCTCGCGCTCTCCACACCCCCGTTCGCGCCCTCCAATCCGGCGGCCGCCTCCCGCGGCTCGACCGCGTTCCGCCCCCACGGGGCTCACCACGTCCTCCTCCCCCACGCCGCCCGCCTCCTCGCCTgccgcgcgccgcccctgccccgcaccgccgccgccgcccgcctccgcCCGCTCCGGATGTCGGCCTTCAACCACTCCGGCGCCGGCGCCAGCTCCCCctccgccccctcgccgcccccggcCCTCGCG GCCGCCACTGCCACACCagacgccgccgccggagccccgtccacGTCGTCCTTGTCCTTCCACGTCCCTGCTGTCGATGGCGAGGATGACGACGAGGACGTCGACAAGTTCAACGGCTTCGACGCACTGAGCGAGTACGACGCCGGCGTG ACGGAGATCGACGAGGAGGACGAAAAGGCCCTCGCTGCATTCATGTCCAAGGAAACCTCCTCCTAA